A portion of the Kiritimatiellia bacterium genome contains these proteins:
- a CDS encoding PTS sugar transporter subunit IIA yields the protein MNLRRILPEETIRVGLRGRTKPEIIEELLDILVGSGVVLDRAAALKALREREARMPTALQNGIALPHAKTDAVDRLIAALATKPEGVEFGSIDGKPTTIFVMTLSPLNRAGPHIQFLAEIGRLLGDEQIRAQVLAARTPDEIARVLYPAGGQTADDRNGTM from the coding sequence ATGAATTTGCGGCGGATCCTCCCGGAAGAAACGATACGCGTCGGCCTGCGGGGGCGGACGAAGCCGGAGATCATCGAGGAGCTGCTGGATATTCTCGTCGGATCGGGCGTGGTGCTCGACCGTGCGGCCGCGCTGAAGGCATTGCGGGAACGGGAAGCCCGGATGCCGACCGCGCTGCAAAACGGCATTGCACTGCCCCATGCGAAGACCGACGCGGTCGACCGGCTGATCGCGGCGCTGGCGACCAAACCGGAAGGGGTCGAGTTCGGTTCGATTGATGGCAAGCCGACGACGATTTTCGTGATGACGCTCTCGCCCCTCAATCGGGCCGGTCCCCACATCCAGTTTCTGGCGGAAATCGGGCGCCTGCTGGGCGACGAGCAAATCCGTGCGCAGGTGTTGGCCGCGCGCACCCCGGACGAGATCGCGCGGGTATTGTACCCGGCCGGTGGGCAGACGGCGGACGATCGGAATGGCACGATGTAG